The following proteins are co-located in the Paludibaculum fermentans genome:
- a CDS encoding YihY/virulence factor BrkB family protein, whose protein sequence is MNQNWSRFRRAVLCAYEHGSLGFAKGAAYSALLAFFPILTTTTAILVHVNAGTLSMKILGALFKVVPPGVGDLIRQILSHGSRPLALPILAILLSLWAGSGVMMSLMEGFQAAYQRKSGRGMLHNRGIAMWLVLVAIGPVVGASALMLFGDMTESGAMRLLGLLDAGETLKGGVKLVSMVVRYVLALGTIVVVTAMLYLFGPDAGRGRKIWPGSLVATGLWLGITLVFAWYVRNIANYNLLYGSIGAVMALCVWMYLLALSAMIGCEFNAQSDLGKKL, encoded by the coding sequence GTGAACCAGAACTGGAGCAGATTCCGCCGTGCTGTCCTCTGCGCTTACGAGCACGGCAGCCTGGGTTTCGCCAAAGGCGCAGCCTATTCGGCCCTGCTCGCCTTCTTTCCGATTCTGACCACGACGACGGCGATTCTGGTGCACGTGAACGCCGGCACGCTTTCGATGAAGATCCTGGGCGCGCTGTTCAAGGTGGTTCCGCCGGGTGTGGGCGACCTGATCCGGCAGATCCTGTCGCACGGCAGCCGGCCGCTGGCGCTGCCGATTCTGGCCATCCTGCTCTCGCTATGGGCCGGGTCGGGCGTAATGATGAGCCTGATGGAAGGGTTCCAGGCGGCCTATCAGCGCAAGAGCGGCCGGGGCATGTTGCACAACCGCGGCATCGCCATGTGGCTGGTGCTGGTAGCCATTGGACCCGTGGTGGGCGCGTCGGCGCTGATGCTGTTCGGCGACATGACGGAGAGCGGCGCGATGCGTCTGCTGGGCCTGCTGGACGCGGGGGAGACGCTGAAGGGCGGGGTGAAGCTGGTGAGCATGGTGGTGCGGTATGTGCTGGCGCTGGGCACGATTGTGGTGGTGACGGCGATGCTGTATCTGTTCGGTCCGGATGCCGGGCGGGGCCGCAAGATCTGGCCGGGTTCGCTGGTGGCGACCGGGCTGTGGCTGGGCATTACGTTGGTTTTTGCCTGGTATGTGCGGAATATCGCCAACTACAACCTGCTGTACGGCAGCATCGGCGCGGTGATGGCGCTGTGTGTGTGGATGTACCTGCTGGCGCTGTCGGCGATGATCGGCTGTGAATTCAACGCTCAATCGGACCTTGGCAAAAAGCTCTGA